In the genome of Gordonia rubripertincta, one region contains:
- a CDS encoding FMN-binding protein, translating into MTPTSSVATSDPELSGSSRSSVLMRTGGVVAAMAAVGLVAGACSSDDSGSAGTTAAETSTSTATDGATGEQYKDGDYTAEGGYISPGGPQKVGVTVTLSNDVITAVSVDTSQTKGPSVEYQGKFAGGISDVVVGKNINDIDVDKVSGSSLTSGGFNEAIEKIKQEAIN; encoded by the coding sequence GTGACCCCCACTTCGAGCGTTGCCACGTCTGATCCTGAGCTGTCCGGTTCGAGCCGTTCGTCGGTTCTGATGCGCACCGGAGGCGTCGTCGCGGCGATGGCCGCCGTCGGCCTCGTCGCCGGCGCCTGTTCCTCCGACGACTCCGGCTCCGCCGGCACGACCGCTGCCGAGACCTCCACCTCGACGGCCACCGACGGCGCCACGGGCGAGCAGTACAAGGACGGCGACTACACCGCGGAAGGCGGATACATCTCGCCGGGCGGACCGCAGAAGGTCGGCGTCACTGTCACGCTGTCGAACGACGTCATCACCGCGGTGTCGGTCGACACGAGTCAGACCAAGGGCCCCTCGGTGGAGTATCAGGGCAAGTTCGCCGGCGGGATCTCGGATGTCGTCGTGGGCAAGAACATCAACGACATCGACGTCGACAAGGTCTCCGGTTCGTCGCTGACCTCGGGCGGTTTCAACGAGGCGATCGAGAAGATCAAACAGGAAGCCATCAACTGA
- a CDS encoding PucR family transcriptional regulator, translated as MDKSPGVALGRLILALDRTVATLVTAPRGLDVPVRSLAMIDIDDVHFGLGRAARSADVFLLVGLPDEVATELLAGLGIHRPVAVMSKTWSATLTDLADRLGIAVVAIDPHARWERIYNLVSRVLDTPRRSPDDGESMESGATGDLFELAAEVARRTGGLVSIEDERSHVLAYSTAGDEADELRRLSILGREGPPEMLAWLRQWGVMDALRTSARVIAVDARTDLGLRERRAVAIRAPGTAEFLGVVWLQRGAGSFAGDTDEVLTGAAAVAARVIARRRSAGTEHDELVRRLLGVRGDIVDVDALAAQLGVDPSVAVVLVGFATIGSADDAPVRLAENATRLSALTLHASAFSPLSVTSTIGDRAYVVLPGVTDDAAVEWARVSVDATQRQFGLRIRAVVAGPHELAAVPELRSQIDRVLDAAVVEGELIDDVTTVAGSRTGVLLGEIVALLAENPDLVDPRVSDLADLDDRTGSDFTVSLRAYLDHFGDVRSAADDLHVHPNTLRYRIRRIETLTGMNLEDPATRLVVALSLRVR; from the coding sequence ATGGACAAATCGCCGGGTGTCGCGCTCGGGCGTCTCATCCTGGCCTTGGACCGGACGGTGGCGACCCTGGTCACCGCGCCGCGGGGACTCGACGTGCCGGTGCGCAGCCTCGCGATGATCGACATCGACGACGTCCACTTCGGCCTCGGTCGCGCGGCACGGTCGGCCGATGTGTTCCTGCTGGTGGGTCTACCCGACGAAGTCGCCACCGAACTGCTGGCGGGTCTCGGAATCCATCGCCCCGTCGCCGTCATGAGCAAGACGTGGTCGGCGACGCTGACCGACCTCGCCGACCGGCTGGGGATCGCGGTCGTCGCCATCGACCCGCACGCCCGGTGGGAGCGCATCTACAACCTGGTGTCGCGTGTCCTCGACACCCCGCGGCGTTCGCCGGACGACGGCGAGTCGATGGAGTCGGGCGCGACGGGCGATCTCTTCGAACTCGCGGCCGAGGTGGCCCGGCGCACCGGCGGACTGGTGAGCATCGAGGACGAGCGGTCGCACGTGCTGGCCTACAGCACGGCCGGCGACGAGGCCGACGAGTTGCGGCGCCTGTCGATCCTCGGTCGCGAGGGTCCGCCGGAGATGCTCGCCTGGCTCCGGCAGTGGGGTGTGATGGATGCGTTGCGCACATCGGCGCGGGTGATCGCGGTTGACGCCCGCACCGATCTCGGCCTGCGGGAACGCCGCGCGGTCGCGATCCGGGCCCCGGGCACGGCCGAGTTCCTGGGGGTCGTGTGGTTGCAGCGTGGAGCCGGATCGTTCGCCGGCGACACCGACGAGGTGCTCACCGGAGCGGCCGCGGTGGCCGCCCGGGTGATCGCCCGTCGTCGTTCCGCGGGCACCGAACACGACGAACTTGTCCGTCGGCTGCTCGGCGTGCGCGGCGACATCGTCGACGTCGACGCGCTCGCCGCCCAGCTCGGCGTCGACCCGTCCGTCGCGGTGGTCCTCGTCGGATTCGCAACGATCGGTTCAGCCGACGACGCCCCGGTCCGGTTGGCGGAGAACGCCACTCGCCTCTCCGCGCTCACGCTGCACGCCAGCGCGTTCAGTCCCCTGTCGGTGACCTCGACCATCGGCGACCGCGCCTACGTCGTGCTGCCCGGTGTGACGGACGACGCCGCGGTCGAGTGGGCGCGGGTGTCCGTTGATGCGACGCAGCGGCAGTTCGGACTCCGAATCCGAGCGGTGGTCGCCGGGCCGCACGAACTCGCCGCGGTACCCGAACTGCGCAGCCAGATCGACCGAGTGCTCGACGCGGCCGTTGTCGAAGGGGAACTGATCGACGACGTCACCACGGTCGCCGGGTCGCGCACCGGGGTCCTGCTCGGCGAGATCGTCGCGCTCCTCGCCGAGAACCCCGACCTCGTCGACCCGCGGGTCTCCGACCTCGCCGACCTCGACGACCGCACCGGCAGCGACTTCACCGTCTCCCTGCGCGCCTATCTCGACCATTTCGGCGACGTCCGTTCGGCTGCCGATGACCTGCACGTCCACCCGAACACGTTGCGCTACCGCATCCGCCGGATCGAGACCCTCACCGGGATGAACCTCGAGGATCCCGCGACCAGGCTCGTCGTGGCGTTGTCGTTGCGGGTGCGGTAG
- a CDS encoding proline dehydrogenase family protein, which yields MSTLFDTLLRPTITAAARSERIHQASQRWSMTEKVVRRFVPGETLDDVLAAIRCELDDGLAVTIDFLGEDTVDESQADATVAAYVSLLEAMPGPATTPPGALEVSLKLTALGQRLPEHGAKIAEENARTIAAAARSAGALVTIDAEDHTTIDERLAIVRSLRRDFPDVGTVLQAYLRRTEDDCADFARSGARIRLCKGAYAEPPSVAYPDRRQVDEAYLRCLRILMKGNGYPMVASHDPTMIDAASILAAEFDRAPGTWEHQMLYGIRTDEQRRLVESGARVRVYIPYGTEWYGYLVRRLAEKPANLGFFLRALVG from the coding sequence TTGAGCACGCTCTTCGACACCCTGCTGCGTCCGACGATCACCGCCGCGGCGCGCAGCGAACGGATCCACCAGGCCTCGCAGCGTTGGTCGATGACCGAGAAGGTCGTGCGCCGGTTCGTGCCCGGTGAAACGCTCGACGACGTCCTCGCCGCCATCCGATGTGAGCTCGACGACGGGCTGGCGGTGACCATCGACTTCCTCGGTGAGGACACCGTCGACGAGTCCCAAGCCGATGCCACCGTCGCCGCATATGTGTCTCTGCTGGAGGCGATGCCGGGCCCGGCTACGACGCCACCGGGTGCGCTGGAGGTGTCGCTGAAGCTGACAGCACTCGGTCAGCGGCTGCCCGAACACGGCGCCAAGATCGCCGAGGAGAACGCCCGAACCATCGCCGCGGCAGCACGTTCTGCCGGGGCACTGGTCACCATCGACGCCGAAGATCACACAACCATCGACGAGCGTCTGGCCATCGTGCGCTCGCTGAGACGGGACTTCCCCGACGTCGGGACCGTGCTGCAGGCGTATCTCCGACGCACCGAGGACGACTGCGCGGACTTCGCCCGGTCGGGCGCGCGAATCCGGTTGTGCAAGGGCGCCTACGCCGAACCACCGTCGGTCGCCTATCCCGACCGTCGCCAGGTCGACGAGGCGTACCTCCGCTGCCTGCGAATACTGATGAAGGGCAACGGCTATCCGATGGTCGCCAGCCACGACCCGACGATGATCGACGCGGCCTCGATCCTGGCGGCCGAATTCGACCGCGCCCCCGGCACCTGGGAACACCAGATGCTCTACGGCATCCGCACCGACGAGCAACGCCGGCTCGTCGAATCCGGAGCGCGTGTGCGCGTGTACATCCCGTACGGCACCGAGTGGTACGGCTACCTCGTTCGGCGCCTCGCCGAGAAGCCCGCCAACCTCGGGTTCTTCCTGCGGGCGTTGGTGGGGTGA
- a CDS encoding FAD-dependent oxidoreductase: MTTDVSPGTTAVLPRLLAPFDAARRHLTPYRAVLCGLVLLAVAAFVVSAVDADFGYGPDELAMWLFVAVGVSGAATYLFAAVLRVPPNSDSWLITGLILFFVVPGGSEDTAMATVATAAVIAAASKYVLAWRRRLILNPAVAGVVGCYALAYAGVEGLSFPFWWVAAEPLLIPMIVIGTAVVTLIREWLLVAVFVVASLVTIGVVELVRGGQDLSTWIVSSPMLFIAAIMLPEPLTSPARQPHRLIYATLVGVLMHCQYTIEVTDSYTLAFVPEIALLVGSLYAFAVRLATRTARRVRLDVETSTLADRTYALRGEPAGGAPSFRAGQWSSVSVPRWSAPVWTGSRRVFSFVSAPQEDPVEFGFTVAGEPSSFKAALIDGRARRAWVDEIGGDFVLPRAFPGKGGVVLLASGIGITPFVSMMRSLPGDLSGLTVVHVLREPGRAVYGDVVDDAGSKGARVTTVVAPELADGVDDHDRLAELVGPDVGGAHYYVSGPPAFVERTSSTIRHLDPATRLRPWRIHTDSFTGY; encoded by the coding sequence GTGACGACCGATGTCTCGCCCGGGACGACCGCGGTCCTCCCGCGACTACTCGCGCCCTTCGACGCCGCGCGGCGACACCTGACCCCGTACCGGGCGGTGTTGTGCGGGCTGGTCCTGCTCGCGGTCGCGGCCTTCGTGGTGTCCGCGGTCGATGCCGACTTCGGTTACGGACCAGACGAACTCGCGATGTGGCTGTTCGTGGCGGTCGGGGTGAGCGGCGCGGCCACCTATCTGTTCGCCGCCGTTCTCCGGGTGCCGCCGAACTCCGACTCCTGGCTCATCACCGGACTGATCCTGTTCTTCGTGGTGCCGGGTGGTTCGGAGGACACCGCGATGGCGACCGTCGCAACGGCGGCGGTGATCGCGGCGGCGTCGAAATATGTTCTGGCATGGCGGCGTCGGCTGATCCTGAACCCGGCGGTCGCCGGCGTTGTCGGCTGTTACGCGTTGGCCTACGCCGGCGTGGAGGGACTGAGCTTCCCGTTCTGGTGGGTGGCGGCCGAACCGCTGCTGATCCCGATGATCGTCATCGGTACTGCCGTGGTCACCCTGATCCGCGAATGGCTCCTCGTGGCAGTGTTCGTCGTCGCGTCGCTGGTGACGATCGGTGTGGTCGAACTGGTTCGCGGCGGCCAGGATCTGTCGACGTGGATCGTGTCGTCCCCGATGCTGTTCATCGCGGCCATCATGCTGCCCGAACCGCTGACATCCCCGGCACGACAGCCGCATCGGCTGATCTACGCGACCCTGGTCGGGGTGCTGATGCACTGCCAGTACACGATCGAGGTGACCGACTCGTACACCTTGGCGTTCGTGCCGGAGATCGCGCTGCTCGTCGGCAGCCTCTACGCCTTCGCAGTCCGCCTGGCCACGCGCACCGCGCGCCGGGTGCGGCTCGACGTCGAGACGTCGACGCTGGCCGACCGCACCTATGCGTTGCGCGGCGAGCCAGCCGGCGGCGCACCGTCGTTCCGGGCGGGGCAGTGGTCGAGCGTGAGTGTGCCGCGGTGGTCGGCTCCGGTGTGGACCGGTTCGCGACGGGTCTTCTCGTTCGTGTCCGCGCCGCAGGAGGATCCGGTCGAGTTCGGTTTCACGGTCGCGGGGGAGCCGTCGTCGTTCAAGGCTGCCCTCATCGACGGCCGCGCCCGGCGAGCCTGGGTCGACGAGATCGGTGGCGACTTCGTCCTGCCGCGGGCGTTCCCCGGCAAAGGCGGGGTCGTGCTCCTCGCGTCGGGTATCGGGATCACGCCGTTCGTCTCGATGATGCGTTCGCTGCCCGGCGATCTGTCCGGTCTGACCGTGGTGCACGTACTCCGCGAACCGGGCCGGGCGGTCTACGGCGACGTGGTCGACGACGCCGGGTCGAAGGGGGCGCGCGTGACGACGGTCGTCGCACCCGAACTCGCCGACGGCGTCGACGATCACGACCGACTGGCCGAGCTCGTCGGTCCGGACGTCGGAGGTGCGCACTATTACGTCTCGGGCCCACCGGCATTCGTCGAACGCACGTCGTCGACGATTCGGCACCTCGACCCTGCAACGAGGTTGCGTCCGTGGCGCATCCACACCGACTCGTTCACCGGCTACTGA
- a CDS encoding glutamine synthetase III produces the protein MSGSMSRRQAIEAVTTYEVSAPGFTEPLADTFGRNVFSLSVMKKRLPKHVFKAVAATIDTGCALDPTLADYVAVAMKDWAIEKGATHYAHVFYPLTGFTAEKHDSFLEPDSSGASLAEFAGKTLLQGEPDASSFPNGGLRGTFEARGYTGWDVTSPAYILENPNGNTLCIPTIFISWTGEALDKKTPLLRSQQAMSKQAVRLLKLFGHENVDTVVSYAGAEQEYFLIDEHFFYARPDLTTSNRTLFGAPPSKGQEFDDHYFGAIPERVLSFMIELDRELFKQGIPAKTRHNEVAPGQFEIAPVFERSVLAHDHQQLMMTTMKAVAEKYGMKCLLHEKPFAGVNGSGKHVNFSLGNANQGNLLNPGDTPHENMQFLTFCGAIIRSVHLYGGLLRAAVASASNDHRLGANEAPPAIISIFLGEQLMDVFEQIAKGGATGSKAAGVLELGVDTLPPLKADPGDRNRTSPFAFTGNRFEYRAPGSNQSISDPMVAINTILADSLDHISAELEKLLADGADLNDAVQKVLQEIVNAHGAVIFNGNGYSDEWQEEAAARGLKNLRTTVDAVTEYTAPEVVEIFEKYGVLSARELEAREDVIFEYYALTLLVEAKETAEIAKTMIMPAAIRYQGELAGTAASLKMAGIEAPTPLLAELTELISKLQAAIATLDEGIAGMHGDSTYEESKYALETLIPATAAVREVADTLESIVADDLWPLPTYNEMLTIL, from the coding sequence ATGAGTGGCAGCATGTCCCGCCGTCAGGCCATCGAGGCCGTGACGACCTATGAGGTGTCGGCGCCCGGATTCACCGAGCCGTTGGCAGACACCTTCGGACGCAACGTGTTCAGCTTGTCGGTCATGAAGAAGCGCCTGCCGAAGCATGTCTTCAAGGCGGTCGCGGCAACCATCGACACCGGTTGCGCGCTGGACCCGACCCTCGCCGACTACGTCGCGGTCGCGATGAAGGACTGGGCCATCGAGAAGGGCGCCACGCACTACGCGCACGTCTTCTACCCGCTCACCGGTTTCACCGCGGAGAAGCACGACTCGTTCCTCGAGCCCGATTCGAGCGGCGCCTCGCTCGCCGAGTTCGCCGGCAAGACCCTGCTGCAGGGTGAGCCCGACGCGTCGAGCTTCCCCAACGGCGGTCTGCGCGGCACCTTCGAGGCCCGCGGCTACACCGGCTGGGACGTGACGAGCCCCGCCTACATCCTGGAGAACCCGAACGGCAACACCCTGTGCATCCCCACGATCTTCATCTCGTGGACCGGGGAGGCACTGGACAAGAAGACCCCGCTCCTGCGCAGCCAGCAGGCCATGAGCAAGCAGGCGGTGCGTCTGCTGAAGCTCTTCGGCCACGAGAACGTCGACACCGTCGTCTCCTATGCCGGCGCCGAGCAGGAGTACTTCCTGATCGACGAGCACTTCTTCTACGCACGCCCCGACCTGACGACCTCCAACCGCACCCTGTTCGGCGCCCCGCCGTCGAAGGGTCAGGAGTTCGACGACCACTACTTCGGCGCCATCCCCGAGCGCGTGCTGTCGTTCATGATCGAACTCGACCGCGAGCTGTTCAAGCAGGGCATCCCGGCCAAGACCCGCCACAACGAGGTCGCGCCCGGGCAGTTCGAGATCGCGCCGGTCTTCGAGCGTTCGGTTCTGGCCCACGATCACCAGCAGCTGATGATGACCACGATGAAAGCCGTCGCGGAGAAGTACGGCATGAAGTGCCTGCTGCACGAGAAGCCGTTCGCCGGCGTCAACGGCTCGGGCAAACACGTCAACTTCTCGCTCGGCAACGCCAACCAGGGGAACCTGCTCAACCCCGGCGACACCCCGCACGAGAACATGCAGTTCCTCACCTTCTGCGGTGCGATCATCCGCTCCGTCCACCTCTACGGCGGCCTGCTGCGTGCCGCCGTCGCGTCGGCGTCGAACGATCATCGCCTGGGCGCGAACGAGGCTCCGCCGGCGATCATCTCGATCTTCCTCGGCGAGCAGCTGATGGACGTCTTCGAGCAGATCGCCAAGGGCGGCGCGACCGGTTCCAAGGCGGCCGGCGTCCTCGAGCTCGGCGTCGACACCCTACCGCCGCTGAAGGCCGACCCGGGCGACCGCAACCGCACCAGCCCGTTCGCGTTCACCGGCAATCGATTCGAGTACCGCGCACCGGGTTCCAACCAGTCGATCTCCGATCCGATGGTCGCGATCAACACCATCCTGGCCGACTCCCTCGACCACATCTCCGCCGAGCTGGAAAAGCTGCTCGCCGACGGCGCCGACCTCAACGACGCCGTGCAGAAGGTGCTGCAGGAGATCGTCAACGCCCACGGTGCCGTGATCTTCAACGGCAACGGCTACTCCGACGAGTGGCAGGAAGAGGCCGCCGCGCGCGGTCTGAAGAACCTCCGCACCACCGTCGACGCCGTCACCGAGTACACCGCACCCGAGGTCGTCGAGATCTTCGAGAAGTACGGGGTGCTGTCGGCTCGTGAACTCGAGGCCCGCGAGGACGTCATCTTCGAGTACTACGCGCTGACCCTGCTCGTCGAGGCCAAGGAGACCGCCGAGATCGCCAAGACCATGATCATGCCGGCCGCGATTCGCTACCAAGGTGAACTGGCCGGCACCGCGGCGTCGTTGAAGATGGCCGGGATCGAGGCTCCCACACCGCTTCTCGCCGAGCTCACCGAGTTGATCAGCAAGCTGCAGGCCGCCATCGCCACTCTCGACGAGGGTATCGCCGGTATGCACGGGGACAGCACCTACGAGGAGTCGAAGTACGCGCTCGAGACGCTGATACCGGCGACCGCCGCGGTGCGCGAGGTCGCGGACACGCTCGAGAGCATCGTCGCCGACGACCTCTGGCCGCTACCCACCTACAACGAGATGCTCACGATTCTCTGA
- a CDS encoding FAD:protein FMN transferase produces MNSPAAVHDWVFDAIGTRWTVTTPTPLPGAVVDEVRVEIDRIDVAWSRFRDDSTVAEMSRTAGSYPIAESDQPLVDWYRRLYRLTRGAVTPLVGQTLADAGYDPDYTLRPAARVSAVPAWDEVIAGHDAALELRRPALLDVGAAGKGFAADRVAEIVARATDDFVVDAGGDMVVSPRTRPLRVALEHPMDPTKAIGVVALDGGAVCASASNRRVWADWHHIVDPRTASPAWEVLATWVIAPSAMEADGLATALFFTPAAFLRGDFGHHAEGFHHVTIRRNGSVEHTAVPGLELFL; encoded by the coding sequence GTGAATTCTCCTGCAGCCGTCCATGACTGGGTGTTCGACGCGATCGGCACCCGGTGGACGGTCACGACACCGACACCGCTGCCTGGCGCCGTCGTCGACGAGGTGCGCGTCGAGATCGACCGGATCGACGTGGCGTGGTCCAGATTTCGCGATGACTCGACGGTCGCCGAGATGTCGCGGACGGCCGGGAGCTACCCGATCGCGGAGTCGGATCAGCCGCTCGTCGACTGGTATCGCAGGTTGTATCGGCTGACCCGCGGTGCCGTCACGCCACTGGTCGGACAGACGCTTGCCGACGCCGGGTACGACCCGGACTACACGCTGCGGCCCGCCGCTCGGGTGTCCGCAGTGCCGGCGTGGGACGAGGTGATCGCCGGACACGACGCCGCGCTGGAACTGCGCCGACCGGCGCTGCTCGATGTCGGCGCGGCGGGCAAGGGTTTCGCTGCCGACCGGGTGGCGGAGATCGTCGCGCGGGCCACCGACGACTTCGTCGTCGACGCCGGGGGCGACATGGTCGTCTCACCCCGCACCCGCCCGCTGCGGGTCGCGTTGGAACACCCGATGGACCCGACCAAGGCGATCGGTGTGGTCGCGCTCGACGGCGGGGCTGTCTGCGCGTCGGCCAGCAACCGCCGGGTGTGGGCGGACTGGCACCACATCGTGGACCCGCGCACCGCCTCGCCTGCGTGGGAAGTGCTGGCCACGTGGGTGATCGCGCCGTCGGCGATGGAGGCCGACGGGCTGGCGACGGCGCTGTTCTTCACCCCGGCCGCATTCCTGCGCGGCGACTTCGGCCATCACGCGGAGGGCTTTCATCACGTGACCATCCGACGCAACGGCAGTGTCGAACACACCGCGGTCCCCGGATTGGAGCTGTTCCTGTGA
- the pruA gene encoding L-glutamate gamma-semialdehyde dehydrogenase encodes MDAITTPPRPANEPVHTYAPGSPERARIVNELNRQSNAGRRELPHIIGGRLHLGHGEQIDVVQPHAHHEVLGFLTNATHDDARAAVDAAMDAKDDWAHTSFDDRAAVILRAAELLSGPWRERIAAATMLGQSKSVQQAEIDAPCELADFWRFNVAFAREILAEQPVSSPGVWNRLDHRPLDGFVYTVTPFNFTAIAANLPTAPMLMGNTVVWKPSPTQAYSAQYTMALLEAAGLPPGVINLVHGDGRAVSDVVLADENLAGIHFTGSTKTFQYLWREVGNNIDKYRNYPRLVGETGGKDFVVAHSSAEPHALRTALIRGAFEYQGQKCSAASRAYIARSVWDKMGNDFLSETAELTYGDVRDLSNFGGALIDQRAFDKNIAALRRAKSSPMMTVAVGGQVDDTVGYFVRPTVLLSDDPRDEVFSTEYFGPILAVYVYDDADYETVLDLVDTTAKYALTGAVMATDVAAVALASDRLRHAAGNFYINDKPTGAVVGQQPFGGGRASGTNDKAGSKQNLLRWTSTRTIKETFNPATTSRYPHMSTDFTGVTS; translated from the coding sequence ATGGACGCCATCACCACTCCCCCGCGCCCGGCCAACGAGCCGGTTCACACCTACGCCCCCGGATCGCCCGAGCGCGCCCGGATCGTCAACGAGCTCAACCGTCAGTCCAACGCCGGCCGGCGCGAACTGCCGCACATCATCGGCGGCCGCCTGCACCTCGGACACGGCGAACAGATCGACGTCGTGCAACCGCATGCCCACCACGAGGTGCTCGGCTTCCTCACCAACGCCACCCACGACGACGCCCGTGCCGCCGTCGACGCCGCGATGGACGCGAAGGACGACTGGGCGCACACCAGCTTCGACGACCGGGCCGCGGTGATCCTGCGTGCCGCCGAACTGCTGTCGGGGCCGTGGCGTGAACGGATCGCCGCCGCGACGATGCTCGGCCAGTCGAAGTCGGTGCAGCAGGCCGAGATCGACGCTCCCTGCGAGCTCGCCGACTTCTGGCGGTTCAACGTCGCCTTCGCGCGCGAGATCCTCGCCGAACAGCCGGTGTCGTCACCCGGTGTGTGGAATCGGCTCGATCATCGACCGCTCGACGGATTCGTCTACACGGTCACCCCGTTCAACTTCACCGCCATCGCCGCGAATCTGCCGACGGCGCCGATGCTGATGGGCAACACCGTGGTCTGGAAGCCCTCTCCCACACAGGCGTATTCGGCGCAGTACACGATGGCACTCCTCGAGGCGGCGGGCTTGCCTCCCGGGGTCATCAACCTCGTCCACGGCGATGGACGCGCCGTGTCGGATGTGGTTCTCGCCGATGAGAACCTGGCCGGAATCCACTTCACCGGCTCGACCAAGACCTTCCAGTACCTCTGGCGCGAGGTCGGCAACAACATCGACAAGTACCGCAACTATCCGCGGCTCGTCGGCGAGACCGGCGGCAAGGACTTCGTCGTCGCGCATTCCTCCGCCGAACCTCATGCTCTCCGAACGGCATTGATCCGCGGTGCGTTCGAGTACCAGGGCCAGAAATGCTCGGCCGCCTCCCGTGCCTACATCGCCCGGTCGGTGTGGGACAAGATGGGGAACGACTTCCTCAGCGAGACAGCCGAACTCACCTACGGTGACGTCCGCGACCTGTCGAACTTCGGCGGCGCTCTGATCGACCAGCGCGCGTTCGACAAGAACATCGCGGCGCTGCGGCGCGCCAAGTCGTCGCCGATGATGACCGTCGCCGTCGGCGGACAGGTCGACGACACGGTCGGATACTTCGTGCGCCCCACCGTGTTGCTGTCCGACGACCCGCGGGACGAGGTCTTCTCCACGGAGTACTTCGGCCCGATCCTGGCGGTGTACGTCTACGACGACGCCGACTACGAGACGGTTCTCGACCTGGTCGACACCACGGCGAAGTATGCGCTCACCGGCGCGGTCATGGCGACCGACGTCGCCGCGGTCGCCCTCGCGTCGGACCGGCTCCGCCACGCGGCCGGCAACTTCTACATCAACGACAAGCCGACCGGCGCCGTCGTCGGTCAGCAACCGTTCGGCGGTGGTCGGGCGTCGGGCACCAACGACAAGGCGGGGTCGAAGCAGAACCTGTTGCGCTGGACGTCGACCCGCACCATCAAGGAGACGTTCAACCCGGCGACGACGTCCCGGTATCCACACATGAGCACCGACTTCACGGGGGTCACCAGTTGA